The following is a genomic window from Amycolatopsis australiensis.
CGCGCGTCGGCCGCCCGCGAGAGCCGGCCGCCGGAGAGCCGCGAGATCACCCGGTGCGCCACCTTCGGCGAAAGGAACGCGGCCCCGTCGGCGACGGCGTGGACGCCGGCCAGCAGCTCCCGCGGATCGCCGGACTTCAGCAGGAACCCGCCCGCGCCGAGGCCCAGCGCACGCTCGATGTACTCGTCTTCGCCGAACGTGGTCAGCATGACGACGCCGGCCGACGGCAGCAGCCGCCGGATCTCGGCGGCCGCGCCCAGGCCGTCCAGCCCGGGCATCCGGATGTCGAGCAGCACGACGTCCGGGTGCGTGGCGAGGGCCTGCGAGACCGCCGACCGGCCGTCGGCGGCCTCGGCGACGACCTCGATCCCCGGGTCCGCGCCGAGGATCGCCGCGACCCCCGCCCGCATCATCGCCTCGTCGTCGGCGAGCACGACCCTGATCACTTTCCCCCCTCGGCGAACCAGTCCTTCGCCACCAGCTTCCCTTCGGCGAAACACAGCCGATAGGCGGCGTAGTCGTCGTTCAGCCACGATCTTCCGGCACCGTAGTACTCGCACCCGGCACCGGGCGGCGCGGGCGGCTCGCCCCGCGCCGGGCGCGCGGCGCGCTGGCGTTCCGGCAGGGCCAGCTCGGCCCGCGGCTGCCCGAGCCGCATCCGCTCGTAGTCCGCGCCGGGCAGCTCCGAGCTGTTCCACTGGTAGAGGAACGCGATGCCGCCGATCGCGAGGACCAGCCCGAACAACGCGACCGGCACGGCGACCGCGAGGATCAGGCTCCGGCGGACGTCGCGCCGCGCCAGCTCCAGCGCCCGTGCGGACGTCGACTGCCCGACGGCGTCGTCGGCGGCCTCCCGCCGCTCCGGGGTCTCCTCGACCGGCGCGGCGTCGTGCGGCAGCGTCGCGGTGACGGCGAAGCCGCCTTCGTGCGGCCCGGCCCGCAGCGTCCCGCCGACGAGCCGGACGCGTTCGCGCAGGCCGATCAGCCCGCGTCGCCCCGACGCGGCCCCGGGCAGCGGCCCGGCGGGCGGCGGCGCGTTGACCACGTTCACCACCGTCCGCGCGCCGTCGCTGGTCACGCGGACGGTCACGGCGGCACCCGGCGCGTGCTTCGCCACGTTCGTCAGCGACTCCTGCACCACGCGGTAGGCGGCGCGGGCGACCATCGGCGGCGCCGGCGAAACGTCGGCTTCCGCGTCGATGAGCAGCCCGGACGCCCGCGCCCTGGCGACCAGCTCGCCGAGGTCGCCCTGCACCGGCTCGACGGGCGCGGCGTCCTCGCGCAGCACGCCGATGATCTCGCGCAGCCGTTCGGTCGCCGCCGCGGCGCTGGTCCGCAGCTGTGCGGCCGCGTCGCGCTGGACGTCGCCGAGCCCGCCCGCGACTTCCAGCGCCGCCGCGCGGACGGCGATCAGGCTCAGCTCGTGCCCCAGCGAGTCGTGCATGTCGCTGGCGATCCGCGCGCGTTCGCGCAGCCGGGCCTGGTCGGCGACGAGCCGCTGCCTGCTCTCCATCTCCTCGGCGCGCCGCCAGCCCGTGCGGGCCAGCTCGGCGCGCAGCCGGACGTACCGGCCCAGCAGCCACGGCGAAAGCCCGGCGAACACGAGGATGGCGACCATCGCGGCCCAGTCGCCGAGGCCGTCCGGCGCGACGAACAGCGCCGGCGGCAGGCCGAGGACCACCACGACCGCGGCGATCAGCACGCCCGGGCGGGCCCGGTCCATCCGCAACGCGGCCTGGTAGCACATCGCGACCAGCACGAACACCACCCAGACGGGCACGTGGTCGCCGTACGGGAACGGCACCGCGAGCACCCCGGCCAGCGCGATGCCCAGCGAGACGACCGGGTACCGCCGCGCCGTCGCGACCGATCCGGCGACGACGGCGAGCCCGGCCGCCAGCTCCCCGTACGACCGGCTGCCCACGGTGTCCGAGGCGACGATGAACGCCAGGAACAGCCCGAGGAGCACGTCGAGCACCACGCGCCACCTGCGCTTCGCCACCTCCCGCACGAAGTCGAAGCTACAAGCCGGGCCCGGCGCCGGCCACAGCCGAAAGTCAACCTTTCAGCGTGTCCAGGAAGGCGAGGGTCTGCGGCCAGGACAGCGCGAACGCGTCGGCGTTGACGGCCGTCCCGTGCCGCGACGAGTCGCTGAAACCGTGCTCGGCACCCGGGAAGTGCTGGGTGAAGGTGGCACCGCGCGGCCGGGACTGCAACGTCGTCTGCAGGCGCGCGAACGTCTCGTGCGAGACGACGGCGTCGGCTTCCGGGTAGGCGACGAGCACCGGCGCCGTGATGCGGGCCGACAAGGCGACCGCGTCGAGCTCGTGGTTCGGCGGCGCGGGATCGCGGACCGTCGGGTGGTAGGCGACGACGCCGGAAAGCCGCTGGTCACGGGCGGCGAGCAGGAGCGCGAAGCGGCCGCCGAGGCACCAGCCCAGCACCCCCGCCGACGTGCAGCCGAGGTCGCCGAGGAGGTGGTCGAGCAACGCCGTCTGCTCGGCGAGCGCGGGTTCGTCACGCAGCTCGCCCAGCTTCGCGCCGAGGTCCTCCCGGGAGGTGTTATCGGTGCTCGCGCCGTGGAAGACGTCCCAGACCAGCGCCGTGATCCCGCGTCCGGCCAGTTCCCCGGCCCAGGCCCGGACCTGTTCGCCGATGCCGGTGATCATCGGCAGGAGCAGCACGCCGGACGCCGACCCGCCGGCCGGGCGGGCCAGGTACGCGGAGAGGTCGCCGACACCGACCGTGGACGTCTCGATGCTCATATCCGCACGGTAGCGCCCGCGGTGTTGCATGATGATCCACCATGGCCGAGCGCACACTCGCCGAACAGCTGGGCGGCACCCTCCCCGAAGGCATCGAGGCCCTCGAAGAGCACGAGCGGCAGGACCTCGCGGACGCGCTGCGCGACGCGCGCAGGCGGCAGGCGAAAGCGCTCGCCGAAGCGGGCGAGGAAGGCCTCCGGTACGTCCCCGCGCTGCTGCGGGGCGCGGTCCGCAAGGCGGTGGGACTGTGACCGGCGAGAACTACGCGGCCGAGGCGGAGATCCTGAAGCTCGCCCGCGTCCTCGGCGTCGAGCCGGCGCGGCTCGGGTACCTCGCCCGCGTCGACCCCGGTGACCTGCGGGCTTTCCGCGAGCAGGTCACCGACACGCTGTTCGACGCGAACATCGCCGTGCTGCAGCGAATGGCACTCGCCGCGCGGCTGCTGCCCGGCGGGGTGCTCGCGAAGATCGCCGAGAAGGTGTTCGGCCCGCTGTTGTGCGCCCGCATCGCCGGGGTGGTCGACGTCGCGCGCGGGGTCGACGTCGCCAAGCGGCTGTCCCCGCGGTTCCTCGCGGAGGTCGCCGCCGAGCTCGACCCGCGGCGCGCGAGCGCGATCATCTCCCGCATTCCGCTGGACACCGTGCTGGCCGTGGCGAACGAGCTGACGCGCAAGGAGGACTGGATCACGCTGGGCCGGTTCGTCGGGCACCTGCCGGACCCGACCGTCCGGCGGGCGCTGGCGGAGATCGACGACCCGGGCCTGCTGCGGATCGCGTTCGTGCTCGACGACAAGAGCCGGATCGACCACGTCGTCGGCCTGCTGCCCGCCGACCGGCTCGGCCGGGTGATCACCGCGGCCGGGTCCGCCGAAGACCTGTGGATCCCGGCGCTGGACCTGCTGAACCACCTGGGCGACGCCCGCCGCGCGACGCTGAAGCCGCTGCTCGGCTCGCTCCCGGACGGGTTCCGCGAGCGCGCTCAGGCGACGATCAGGTAGATCCCGTAACCGATGATCGCCGCGCAGAGCGTGAAGCAGAGGACCGCACCGGCCAGCTGACCACCGCCGGAGCCGCCCGCCTCGCGGGCCGCGTCGCGCTGGGAAAGCCCGACCACCCCGAAGGAGAACAGGCTCGTCAGCACGGCGACCGAAGCCAGGGCGACGACGAAGACGAGACCGAGGGAACCCCAATCGATGTGCACGGCGCTCCTCAGGCGTTGACCGGCTGCACGCCGGGTTCGGTGACGGAGTGGGCGTTGACCGGGTTCCGCTTCGACACGAGGTAGATGGCCAGCGCGACGACGACCCCGGCCAGGCCGACCAGCACCGTGCCCCAGGTGCCGAGCGTCGAGACCTCGGCGGCGACCGCGCCGACGAGCGCGGCGGCGGGCAGCGTCAGCGCCCAGGCGAGCACCATCCGGCCGGCGACACCCCAGCGGACCTCGGCGAGCTTGCGGCCGAGCCCGGACCCGATGATGCCGCCCGAGCAGACGTGCGTGGTGGACAGCGCGAACCCGAGGTGCGCCGAGGTGAGGATGACCGCCGCGGCGCTGGTCTCGGCCGCGAAGCCCTGCGGCGTCTGGATCTCCGTGAGCTTCTTGCCCATCGTCTGGATGATCCGCCAGCCGCCCAGGTAGGTGCCGAGCGCGATGGCCGTGCCCGCGGTCAGGATCACCCACAGCGGCGGGCCGGAGTTCGGCGCCAGGGAGCCGGACGCGATCAGCGTCAGCGTGATGACGCCCATGGTCTTCTGCGCGTCGTTCGTGCCGTGCGCGAGCGACACCAGCGACGCCGACGCGATCTGGCCGGCCTTGAAGGTGCGGCCCACCGTGTCCTGCTTCGCCCGTGCGGTGATCCGGTAGACGAGGAAGGTGCCCAGTGTCGCGACGATGCCGGCGACGACCGGCGAGGCGAGCGCGGGGATGAGGACCTTCTCGACGACCTTCCCGAAGTGGACGGCGTCCGCGCCCGAAGCGATCCAGGTGGCGCCGATCAAGCCGCCGAACAGCGCGTGCGACGAGCTCGACGGCAGGCCGATCAGCCAGGTCAGCAGGTTCCACACGATCGCGCCGACCAGGCCGGCGAAGATGATCACCGGGGTCACCTTCGTGTCGTCGACGATGCCGCCCGAGATCGTCTTCGCGACCTCCACCGAGAGGAACGCGCCGACGAGGTTCAGCACCGCCGAGACGGCGACCGCGACCCGCGGCTTGAGCGCCCCGGTCGCGATGGAGGTGGCCATCGCGTTGGCCGTGTCGTGGAAGCCGTTGGTGAAGTCGAAGGCCAGCGCCGCGACGATCACCACCAGCACGATGAGTGAGAAGTCCATGGGTGGCTCTCTCTTCCGTTGCTGTCCGTCGGCAACGCTACTGACCGACGGGACGGAGTCCGATCCCGCGCGCGTGACAGCTGACTGAACTCTCGATGAACCGGGGTGGGGCCGGCCCCACCGGGAACCGGGTGGTCTGGCCCAGTGCGTGCGCCGCGCGGGCCTGCGAACGTCGACGCGAACGAGAGGGGCAGCGATGAGCAAGCCGGTCCGGGCGGTCGTGGCGACGGTGACGTCGGCGGTGGTGTTCTTCTTCGGCACGGGCCTGGATCCCGTGCCCGAACTGGCGTGGGTGGCCCCGCTGCCGATCCTGCTGCTGGCGCCCAGGGTGTCCGGAGCAAGCGCTTTCGCCTGCGCGTTCGTGGCGTATCTGGCGGGCAGTTGCGGGTCCTGGAGCTACTTCTGGCATTCGCTGGCCGTCCCGCGGCCCGCCGCGATCGCGATCCTCGGCGGCAGCGCACTGCTGTTCGCGCTGTCGGCCGTGCTGTTCCGGCTGCTCGTGCGGCGTGGTCACGGCTTGCTGGCCGCCTTCGCCGCGCCCGCGTTGTGGACCTTCGTGCTCTACGTCGTTTCGCTGGTCAACTCGACCGGTCTCATGGGCACCCTGATGACCACGCAGGCCGACCGGCCGGCCGTGCTGCGGCCGGCCGCGGTCACCGGCGGCTGGGGCGTGGAGTTCCTGGTGCTGTTCGTCCCGGCCGCCGTCGCGGCGGCGCTCGCCCCGCGGGTCCACGGCGTCGCACGCGTCACCGGGCTGGCCGCCGTCGCCGGCGCGCTGGGGGCGCTGGTCTTCTGGAGCACCCCGCCGCTCACCGGCCCATCGACGCGCGTCGCGGTGGTCGCGCCGGGCGAGAGCCGCTGGGCGGCGGACGTCGCCACCCCAGGCGGCCAGGCGCTGCTCGAGTCCTATGTGGACCAGATCGGCCGCCTGCCGGACGGCGTCCGGGCCGTCGTGCTGCCGGAGGCCGCCTTCGCGGTGGACGAGAGCAGCCGTCCGCGTCTCGTCGAGGCGTTCACGCGGGTGGCTCGCGCCCGCAACCTGGACGTCGTCACGGGAGTCCTCGACACGACTCCGGCCGGCCGGTTCAACGCGGCTCTCGCCGTTCCGCCGTCGGGCGCGCCGGTCGAGTACCACAAGTGGCACGTGGGAGCGGCGAAGAACACCGCGGCCGGCACCGGCGTCGCCCACCTGGCCGGGATCGGGCTGATGGTGTGCATGGACGTCAACTTCGCCGACCCCAGCGGCGAATACGGCAAGGCGGGCACGGGCCTGGTGCTGATCCCGGCATCGGACGAGGACGCAGACGGCTGGGAGCACAGCCGCACGGCCCTGATCCACGGCGTGGAGAACGGCTTTTCGGTGGCCTGGAGCGCGGCCCGCGGCACCCCGATGCTGGCGGACGCCCACGGCCACGTCCTGGCGGAGACCCGCACGGGCGGCCACCCGTTCTCGGTCGCGGTCGCGGACGTCCCGGCCGGCACGGGCAAGACACCGTACGCC
Proteins encoded in this region:
- a CDS encoding response regulator, translated to MIRVVLADDEAMMRAGVAAILGADPGIEVVAEAADGRSAVSQALATHPDVVLLDIRMPGLDGLGAAAEIRRLLPSAGVVMLTTFGEDEYIERALGLGAGGFLLKSGDPRELLAGVHAVADGAAFLSPKVAHRVISRLSGGRLSRAADARAKVALLTPREREVLSLLGAGLSNADIAAKMFVVEGTVKAHVSTILTRLGAKNRVQAAITAYEAGLAGPDAAAATP
- a CDS encoding sensor histidine kinase gives rise to the protein MREVAKRRWRVVLDVLLGLFLAFIVASDTVGSRSYGELAAGLAVVAGSVATARRYPVVSLGIALAGVLAVPFPYGDHVPVWVVFVLVAMCYQAALRMDRARPGVLIAAVVVVLGLPPALFVAPDGLGDWAAMVAILVFAGLSPWLLGRYVRLRAELARTGWRRAEEMESRQRLVADQARLRERARIASDMHDSLGHELSLIAVRAAALEVAGGLGDVQRDAAAQLRTSAAAATERLREIIGVLREDAAPVEPVQGDLGELVARARASGLLIDAEADVSPAPPMVARAAYRVVQESLTNVAKHAPGAAVTVRVTSDGARTVVNVVNAPPPAGPLPGAASGRRGLIGLRERVRLVGGTLRAGPHEGGFAVTATLPHDAAPVEETPERREAADDAVGQSTSARALELARRDVRRSLILAVAVPVALFGLVLAIGGIAFLYQWNSSELPGADYERMRLGQPRAELALPERQRAARPARGEPPAPPGAGCEYYGAGRSWLNDDYAAYRLCFAEGKLVAKDWFAEGGK
- a CDS encoding dienelactone hydrolase family protein; this encodes MSIETSTVGVGDLSAYLARPAGGSASGVLLLPMITGIGEQVRAWAGELAGRGITALVWDVFHGASTDNTSREDLGAKLGELRDEPALAEQTALLDHLLGDLGCTSAGVLGWCLGGRFALLLAARDQRLSGVVAYHPTVRDPAPPNHELDAVALSARITAPVLVAYPEADAVVSHETFARLQTTLQSRPRGATFTQHFPGAEHGFSDSSRHGTAVNADAFALSWPQTLAFLDTLKG
- a CDS encoding inorganic phosphate transporter encodes the protein MDFSLIVLVVIVAALAFDFTNGFHDTANAMATSIATGALKPRVAVAVSAVLNLVGAFLSVEVAKTISGGIVDDTKVTPVIIFAGLVGAIVWNLLTWLIGLPSSSSHALFGGLIGATWIASGADAVHFGKVVEKVLIPALASPVVAGIVATLGTFLVYRITARAKQDTVGRTFKAGQIASASLVSLAHGTNDAQKTMGVITLTLIASGSLAPNSGPPLWVILTAGTAIALGTYLGGWRIIQTMGKKLTEIQTPQGFAAETSAAAVILTSAHLGFALSTTHVCSGGIIGSGLGRKLAEVRWGVAGRMVLAWALTLPAAALVGAVAAEVSTLGTWGTVLVGLAGVVVALAIYLVSKRNPVNAHSVTEPGVQPVNA
- a CDS encoding acyltransferase, which gives rise to MSKPVRAVVATVTSAVVFFFGTGLDPVPELAWVAPLPILLLAPRVSGASAFACAFVAYLAGSCGSWSYFWHSLAVPRPAAIAILGGSALLFALSAVLFRLLVRRGHGLLAAFAAPALWTFVLYVVSLVNSTGLMGTLMTTQADRPAVLRPAAVTGGWGVEFLVLFVPAAVAAALAPRVHGVARVTGLAAVAGALGALVFWSTPPLTGPSTRVAVVAPGESRWAADVATPGGQALLESYVDQIGRLPDGVRAVVLPEAAFAVDESSRPRLVEAFTRVARARNLDVVTGVLDTTPAGRFNAALAVPPSGAPVEYHKWHVGAAKNTAAGTGVAHLAGIGLMVCMDVNFADPSGEYGKAGTGLVLIPASDEDADGWEHSRTALIHGVENGFSVAWSAARGTPMLADAHGHVLAETRTGGHPFSVAVADVPAGTGKTPYARFGDWFAWLCGLIAAAGVVVGARTPSLSRVTTDASQV